The following is a genomic window from Alphaproteobacteria bacterium 33-17.
TTATAACTGACATCTCTTTCCTCTAAAGTTATATTAAAAAATTCCTTCCTTATTATAACCCTTTCAGACATCCTTATTGTCAACCCTTTTCCGTCAATATTCCGTCACCGATACTTTGAACTTCTACAGCAATGACTGTGGGGCTTGGTGGCACATATTCATTCCGAGAGGTATAAAATACCTCGTGAGAATCTAGAAAAATAAAAGTGTATTACCCAACAACTTTTCGTATTTCTTCTTCAGTGATTCCTAAAGCTTTTATAATTCCTAAGCTCTTAGTTATCATTTCCTCGAATTCATCATTTGCTGCTGAGTCTATGGTAATGCCACCACCAACCTGAAATTCAAAATTACCTTCATTGATAAGCAGTGTCCTTATGGCTACTGAAAACTCAAAACTTTTATCTGGTGCAAAATATCCAATGATACCTGAATATATGCCGCGTGGTATCATTTCAATGTCCTTTAAAATTGAAATTGCGGCAAGTTTTGGCGCACCAGTCATTGATCCTGGAGGGAAAGAGCAGCTAAGTAATTTAAATCTATCGTCGCTTGCAAGTTTGCCTATTATAGTCGATGACATATGGTGGAGATGGGAATACGTAGATATTTCAAAAAGTTTAGGAACTAATACACTTCCTGCGTCGCATACGCGGTTAAAGTCGTTACGCATGAGGTCGGTAATCATTAAATTTTCAGCGCGATTCTTTTCGCAACCAGCAAGTATTTCTTTGATTCTATCATCTTCTGAGGGGTCATTGCTTCTTCTTGCTGTCCCTTTTATCGGGCGAGTTTCGCAGTTGCCATCTTTATCCATTTTGACAAACTGTTCGGGGCTGGATGATATAACATATTTATCATCAAATTTTATATAACATGAATATACACTAGGGCTTGCAGTAAGTAATTTTTTATATAAATCAAATGCGTTTAAGCTGTCAAACCTTCCGTAAAATTTATTGGTAAAGTTAGCTTGATATACTTCGCCATCGATAATATTATTCCTTATGATATCTACGCATTTGAGATACTCGTCTTTTTTAAAATGCGAAAATATTCGGAATATTTTTGAGTTTTTTGGAGGCTCAATATCAACTTTTAATCTTTTAATAAAGTTATTATAATGCTCTTCATCACTAGCATTAAGTTCAATTGTTTTAGTTTCATGATCGAAGATTAAAACAACATGAAAACTATAGAAAATGGTATTAAAATTGGTTTCAGGGAATTCGTATTCTATAAAGCCAAAATAATAATCTTGCTCTAATTTATTAAGGTCTTCAAAGCTATCAGGGATTAAAAACTTATTTGGATAAACAGCTAACAATGATTTATTACCTGAAAAATTAGTTTTTAAACCAGAATGCAAAAAAGCCATGCATTTTTTATCAGCAAACTTAGCTGCTATTTCAACAGGATCTTGCCACTCTAGTTGTTTTTTGTAATTCATGTGCTATATATTTGAGTGTTCTATTTAATTATAACAGTTGTTAAAAAATTTAAAAATAATATTTTGGGAAAATTTTGAAAAAAGAAATAATCTTAGCTCTTGGTACAAACTTAGGAAATCGGGAAGATAATATTGATAATGCCTTAAATCTGCTTAAGGAGAATATTGATATTTATGGAGTATCAAAAAATTACTATAATAATGCAATGGTTCCTGAAGGTGCGCCAAAAGAATGGGATATAGAATTTTTAAATATAGCAATTGTTGGAAGTACAGAGCTTTCTGCTGAAGGTTTACTTGATTTTGTGCTTGCAACTGAAGTTAGAATGGGAAGAGGGGATCATGAAAAATGGTCACCAAGAATTATAGATATTGATATTATTATTTATAATAATGAAGTATATAATTTGCCACATTTGAAAGTGCCGCACCCACATTATAAAGAGCGTGATTTTGTAATGATTCCACTTAATGATATAAGGTTGTTATGCAAATCTTTGGAATTTTAAACATAAGTCCCGATTCATTTTCAGATAATAATGCTGGTGATAAAATATTGTTGCAGGTGCAAAAGCTTATCGATGACGGGGCGGATATCATTGATGTTGGCGCTGAGTCTACTAACCCCAATTCAAAACCTATTGATAGTAATGAAGAAATAGAGCGTTTAAAACCTTATTTATCTGACATTATTAATATGGCGCATATACATGGTAAAATGGTAAGCCTTGATACTTATAAAGCAAAGACAGCAGATTATGGTATACATTGTGGTGTTGATATTATCAATGATGTTGGCTGTTTTATGGATCCAAATATGCTTAATGTAGTAGGAAGTTCTAACACTTTATATGTTTTTATGCATAATTTAGGAATACCTTCTGACAAAAATATAACAGTTCCGGAAGATGCTGATATTATTAAGGTTCTGATAGATTTTTATAATATGAAAGTAGAGCAGGTTGTAAAATATATACCTAAAGAAAGGCTAATTTTTGACCCAGGTATAGGGTTTGGTAAAACTAAACAACAAGATCTTCAGATTATTAATGAGGCTGTAAAACTGAAGCAAAATATTGATATTCCTGTTTTGTACGGTCATTCGCGAAAGTCTTTTATGACTTTATTTACAGATAAACCTGCAAAAGAAAGAGACACTGAGACGCACGAGATTACAATGCGCCTCAAACAGGCAGGTGTTGATTTTGTTAGACTGCATTCTATTTTAAAGATGTAGTAGATATTGATGATATGCTAAAATTTGGTTTTCTGGTATGCGTTGCATTATAGATGATATTATTGAGCATAATTGAATCTTCCTTAAAGCTACCAGTTCTTAATATTCTTTTATTATTTATTGCACTAGTTTTTAAAGAGTTTTCTATTTCACCCATAACATCAGATGGCATGATGCATGATTTACCAGCAACTACACGCCAGTTTTCGCCATAGCCTATAGATTCACGGCATTTAGCTGTGTGGTACATACTTTTTAGGGTTTTTACTTCACTTGTTTTTGATATTATTTTGTTATTATACTTACTAATATATGACCTAATCACTTGATAAGCCCGAAATTTTGGATTTTTACTATTGATAATTTTTAAAAATTCTGGATTTTCAGTAACGCATTTTTTCACATTCACACCAAAAAATACTAATAGGCTGAACATTTTAAGATTATTATTATTTAAAGCATAATCCAGCGGTGTAGCACCGTCTTTATCTTTTATATCAAGTTTTATATTTCTGCTATTAAGTAACATGAAAGCAGAATCTGGGCATATATTGAATACGGCATAATGTAATGGTGTCATTCCAAGGTCGCATGATTCATTTTTATTTGCTTTTTTTGCAAGTAAATACTTAAAGTTTTTAGGATTATTTACCGACTTATGCAGAACGGTTTGACCACTGGTAGGGTCTTTAAAATTAATATCAGCACCGCACTCAATTAATAATCTTAAAACCTTCCTGCTTCCGTATATGCTGCATTCTAAGAGCGCTTCATTTAAATCATCCTGATCAAACGTAATAGATTTATCCTGAAGAAGGGTTACTAAAGTTGATTTATCATGACCTAATGCGTAATTATAAAGTATTTTCATATGTTTTTTTGTTTCAAATTAATTAACGATATATTAATAAAATTTAAACAAAAAGTAAATAAATATTTTTGCAATTGATAAGATATTTAATATTTGGGAATGATTCCATCAAAGACTTTAGTTGCTGAGCCTTCTGTATTAATTATAGAATTCTCGTAATTTACAATGAGATCTCCCCCCATCATTGAAACTTTCACTGATTTTTCAGCTTCCATATATTTTATAGCGCAAACAGCTGTTGCAGCTGCTCCCGTTCCGCAGGCAAGGGTTAGACCTGTTCCTCTTTCGTAAGTTTTAAGGTTTATATGAGATTTCGATACAATTTCAGCAAAATTTACATTAACTTTTTCTGGGAAATATTCATGAGATTCAATGATTTTTCCATAATGAAGAATGTTGATTTTATTTATATTATCTACAAAAAAAACTATATGAGGATTTCCAACATTCACAAAATAACCCTTAGGAAGGTTTGGAAAATCATAGAACTCGATAGATTCTATAAAGTTTTTAGATAGCGGAATCTGATCATAATTAAATTTAGGCGCTGGTAACTGTGATTTTACCATGTCTCCCTCTAAAACTTCTGTATTTATAATGTCACCAAGAAGAGACTCTATTTGCCATGTTTTTTGATTATGCTTTTCAGATAAGTATAGTGCAATACACCTTGTAGCATTGCCACATGCATTAGAAATACTACCGTCGTTGTTATATATACCCATTTTAACTTTATGATTAGGAATTGACTTTATAGTAACCAACTGGTCAGCGCCAATGCCATATTTTCGGTCGCAAAGAAACTGTACAAATGATGTTGTAAACTCTATTTCAGGGTTATTATCAAGGTCTAGTAGTACGAAATCATTGCCTAGACCATGCATTTTAGAAAAAGTAATCATAGTAAATCTATATATATAATTTATGCGACTTGAGGAGAGTTTAACAAAAACCAATTTAAACTCAAGTTTTAATACCAGGTTATTACGGTCAGCTAAAATTTGCAGATAAGTAAAAATAAAACTTTTAGTGCAAAGTAATGTTAACTAATTCTAGTGGTGTGTTAATAAGTTGAATTTTTTATCAACCCATGCGTTAAATTAAGTTGAGGTTAAAAAATTAACTATTTATACTTATTAAGTGCATATTAAGAAGTTAAAATTAAAATACTGAGCTTAAAAATGAGTGATGAAAAAAATAGTAATCAGGATACATCAGCTAGTAATGAAGCTCAAAATAAGAATAAAATTACAAGTTACTGGGTAACATTAATATCAGTATTGCTATCATTACTGGTTCTTACTGGAACGTATTATCTTCAAAAAGCTTCTTATTACAAAAGCCTGGAAAACAGTATTAACAGGTTTGAATCATTAACACGTGAAAGTGAAAAAAATATGCTTTATCGCCAGAATTCATATGAGCAGGCATTGGCTGGAGGGGTGGGTTTATTTGCTGCCAGTGATTACGTGTCAAGGGGTGACTGGAAAGACTACAGTAACGCTATTAATGTTAAAGAAAATTTTCCAGGTATTTTTGGTATTGGCTATATAGAGCGTGTCGAGCATAAAAACCTGAATAATTTTGTCAAGTTCATGAAGGAAAAAGAAGGTTTTAAAGATTATAAAATATACCCCACTATAGATACCCCAACATTAAATATTGTGAAATTTATTGAGCCATATGAATTTAATGCCAAGGTTCTTGGTATTAATATTATGTTTGAACAAAATAGGGTAGAAGCTGCAAAACTAGCTATTGAAAGTGGGAAAGCAACTATTACTAACCGCATTATGCTATTTCAGGATAAAAATAAAAAACCTGGTTTTATGCTGTTTCTGCCAATATATGAAAAAGGAAAGCCTATTAATACAGTTGATGAAAGAGTAAAGTTTTTTAAAGGATTCGTATATGCTCCGTTTGTAGGGGAAAACTTTTTGTACGACCTGGCTAATTTACAGGGTATATATTATGATATAGCAATATATGATGGTAAAGAAGAAAATGATGAAGCCTTGATATATTCATCTCATAGTAAGCCAAAATCTATATTGTCAAAATTTTCAGTCAAAAGAGTGGTTAGCATTAAGCAGCGTGAGTGGACCATAGTTTGGAAAAGTACGCCAAAGTTTGAATACTTCATCGATACAAAAGAACCTCAGTTAATTATAATAATAGGGGTTTTGTGTAGTATAGCAATATTCCTGTTTTCTTTTAACATTTTGGCGCGGGCTAATAAGACTCAGCAGATGTTTGATGAAAAAACCAGGTCTCTTCAGAATGTAACCGAAAGAACGCAGGCAATTTTAGGAACAGTAGTTGATGGTATTATAACAATCGATATGCAGGGTTACATAGAAAGCTTTAATGCGTCAGCTGAAAGAATTTTTGGTTATGTTGCCTCAGAGGTAATTGGTAAGAAAATTAATTTACTTATGCCTGAGCCGTATCAATCTGAGCATGATTTTTACTTAAGAAACTATCTAACAACAGGTAAGGCAAAAGTTATTGGAATTGGTCGTGAGGTTATTGCTAAAAGAAAAGATGCTACAACTTTCCCTATCGAGCTTGGTGTTAGTGTATTCGAAATTAATGGCGAAAAAATGTTTGTCGGAAGCGTTAGGGATATTTCAGAAAGAAAAATAGCAGACGATAGAATAAAAGAATCAGTGAGACAAACACAGGCAATATTAGGTACTGTGGTTGATGGTATTATAACCATTGATATGAAAGGTATTATTCAAAGTTTTAACCCATCAGCAGAAAAGATTTTTGGATATGATAGCAAAGAGGTAATTGGAAGAAAAATTAATTTGCTTATGCCTGATCCATATCAATCTGAACATGATAATTATCTGCAAAATTACTTAACAACAGGTAAGGCAAAAGTTATTGGAATAGGGCGTGAAGTTGTTGCTAAGCGTAAGGATGGTACAACATTTCCTATAGAACTTGGGATAAGTATGTTTGTAGTAAATGGTGATAAGATGTTTGTTGGCAGTGTTAGAGATATTTCAGAGCGTAAACATGCAGAGGATACGCTTACAAAATTTGCTCAAAATATGGAATTTAAAAATATTGAGCTTCAAGTTGCTAAATCTCAGTCTGAAGCTGCAAACAGAATGAAGTCTGAGTTTTTAGCAACTATGAGTCATGAAATCAGAACTCCAATGAATGGAATTATAGGAATGACTGAATTGTTATTAGATACTCAGCTTACAACTCAGCAATATAATTATGCTAAAACCGTTATGAGTTCATCTGAAGCGTTGCTCACAATAATTAATGATATTCTTGATTTCTCGAAAATTGAATCAGGCAAGCTTGAGTTAGAAAATATATCATTCAACCTTCATGAAATTGTTAATGAAGTTTCAGACCTGATGTCAGTTAAATCAAGGGAAAAGAATATTGAACTTATAGTACATGTTAAAACTGAGCCTTTGGATTTTGTCGGTGACCCTACCCGTATAAGGCAAATTATTAATAACCTGATAAGTAACGCAATTAAATTTACTGAACAAGGCTATGTTTTAGTGAAGGTTGAAGAAATTAAGAGTGGCGTAAATCTTGCTTCTGACAAAAAAACTATTAGAATTTCGGTTAAAGACTCGGGTATAGGTATTCCTAAAGATGTTCAGAAAAAACTATTTCAAAAATTTAGTCAGGCGGATTCTTCCACAAGCAGAAAATATGGTGGTACGGGCTTAGGTTTAGCTATTTGTAAGCAATTATCCGAAATGATGGGTGGGGAAATTGGCGTAGAAAGCGAAATGGGTGCAGGTTCCACTTTTTGGGTAAACCTAAACTTAACTGCATGTAATGGTGGGCTTGAAATACCTGAAAAAAAATCTATTGTAACCAACAACTTGCAAAGCGTTAGAGTTTTAATTGTTGATGATTTAATTGTAAACGCCACAATTGTATCGGAGCAATTGGAAAAATATGGCATGAGATGTTATTCGTGTGCAGATAGCACTAAGGCAATGGATATGCTAATAATGATGAAAGAGCAGGGAAGCCCTATTCAAATTGTAATGCTGGATTATATCATGCCAAATCTTGATGGCGCTGAGCTTGCAAAGCAAATTAAAGCTGTGAACTCACCAGTAAAAGATGTTGCTTTAATCATGCTGACCTATGCAGAAAATGAAGATTTAGTAACAATGCTAGCTTCAATCGGTGTATCGGCATATATATTTAAGCCAATTAAAACTCAATATTTAATTGAAACAGTCAGTAAGGTTTGGGAATCTGTACAGACTGACTATAAAGGTTGAATTTCTGTTTATGATCCGAACATTATAGTAAATTAGGTTTAATTTGATATGCGTCATTTCCTCACTCATGTAGGCATATCTACATTTCGTTCGTTATTCCTGTGTCAAATTGAACCTAATTTACTATAACTTTTATAAGCAAATGATGATAGCTTTCAAGTTACGGTTTCAAATATTGAAAAATATTAAGGGGTATAAAGCCCCTTAATATTTTGTATAGTTATACTACTGAAATATCAGGTGCATCAATAGCTTTCATACCAACAACATGATAGCCTGAATCTACGTGAAGGTTTTCACCTGTTGTTCCTAATCCTAAACCACTTAATAAATACAGTGCTGCCCCGCCAACTTCAGAGATTTTTGTATTACGTTTAAGCGGTGAGTTATATTCATTCCACTTTAAAATATACCTAAAATCACCAATTCCAGATGCAGCAAGTGTTTTAATGGGACCTGCAGAAATAGAGTTTACACGAATATTATATCTACCTAAATCCATAGCTAAGTATTTAACACTTGTCTCGAGTGCAGATTTAGCAACACCCATAACATTATAGTTTGGCATAACTTTTTCAGCGCCGTAATATGTAAGAGTTACAAGACTACCACCATCTGTCATAAGGCGTTTTGCATGCCTTGCTGCTAAGGTAAATGAGTAAACAGATATGTTCATAGTAAGTAAGAAATTATCAAGCGATGTATCAACGTATTCACCCTTAAGTTCTTCTTTATTAGAATATCCAATAGCATGTACTAAAAAGTCAATTTTACCCCATTTCTGCTCAATTTCATTAAATGCAGCCTCAACAGATGCTTCGTCAGATACATCGCACTGAATCATCAAAGGATTGTTGCCAAGTTCAGCAGCTAATTTTTCAACTCTCTTAAGTAAAGCCTCACCCTGATAAGTAAAAGCAATTTCAGCACCCTGCGCATGTAAAGACTGAGCAATACCCCAAGCAATAGACTTATCATTAGCCACGCCCATAATAACGCCCCTTTTACCAGCCATCAACTCACCCTTAGGATAATACTCTTCATTCATAGAATCCATAATAAACACCATATAAAAATTCATAATAATATGATGTAAAATAGCAATTATTTCCAAATAATCAAGAATATACCTTCGATAAATCAAAAATTGGTTCGTCATTTCCTTACTCATGTACCTTATTAGTACATTTCGTTCGTCATTCCTGCCACTTTTGGATTTATCTTTGGTCTATGGTAGTTACGGGGTGGTGAAAGTTGGTTCGTCATTTTCTTGTGCATAGTACTTATTAGTAAATTTCGTTCGTCATTCCTGCCACTTTTGGATTTATCTTTGGTCTATGGTAGTTACGGGGTGGTGAAAGTTGGTTCGTCATTTTCTTGCGCATAGTACTTATTAGTACATTTCATTCGTCATTCCTGCCACTTTTAGATTATAGTCCCTAAGGTTTTCTAGTGTTTTCGCCTCTTTCAGATCTGTTTGGAGATATGTTTGGGGTGGAGTTTTGTTTCTGCTTTAATTGATTGAGCGCATCTATATGATCACGGGAAAGGGTGGGGCTAGGTTTTTCCCCTAAATCTGGCTGATGTGTAGGATTGTTTGATTTGCTGCCTGCAACTGCCGCTGTAACTGTTATTGATACGGCCGCGGATACAGCTCCGATGATTGCCTGGGTTGCAACTGTAAATGCTGCAAATCCAGTAAAATAAATGCCAGCAGCAATAATTGCAGCACATGTAATAAATATAGCTGCTGCAAATAATATTGTACCCAGCACACCAAAACCAGATGATTTACCTTGATTTGCTGAAGGCTTTTGTATTTGAGGTTTAGGTGGGGCTACTGTACTTACTGGTTTTAATTGTGGTTCAGAAAAGCGGTTTGAAGTATTGATGTTGTTGTTTAAATTAGGAAAATGCTGCTTTAATTGCTCTGGTAATATTTCAGAAGCTGATCTGTTAGTATTCTCATCAGGCTGCGCTAAAGGTGCTGGAGGGGCTTCTTGTACGTCGTTTAGCGGTGGTGCAGATGGAACTATACTTGATGCCATATCTTCAGGTACAATAATAATATCCTCTAGTTCTGGTGCTGACGGTGCAGGAGCAGGAGCTGGCTGCACAACATTATTTACAGGTGCCTGCGCATTTTGCTGAAGTTGTAATGTAAACTGATACTGTTTTGTAGATACATCAAGCATGTATTTTCTGATATCGAAATAGCTACCATCTTTAAAAGCTGCATTATTTGCTTCTAAGGTAGATTTTGAAAGATCAGCAACCTGAGCTGCCTGAAGTCTATTTTCTTCATCTAGAATATTTTGATGATGCTGTATTAGAGCAAGGTCAGATAAATAATCGCCTGGATTATCACGCAGATAAGTTTCTTTAACATTTTGGACTATGCTTTGTAATTGTATGAGTCTTTGCGGAATAATAAATTGATTTATATCAATATCATGTTCAAGGTTATTTTGTATTCCCATTACAGGATTATGATACATTAACCCAATCAGCTCATTTGGTGTAATTTCGTAGCTTTCTAAAAGCTTAAAATAAATTCTGGAATATAATAACTGGATACTTTTTTCAGTATAGTATACCAAATCAGGATCTTTAATGCTGATATCTCTTGCAATTAATATTGCGTTTATAGTGCTTACAGCG
Proteins encoded in this region:
- a CDS encoding 2-amino-4-hydroxy-6-hydroxymethyldihydropteridine diphosphokinase, which gives rise to MKKEIILALGTNLGNREDNIDNALNLLKENIDIYGVSKNYYNNAMVPEGAPKEWDIEFLNIAIVGSTELSAEGLLDFVLATEVRMGRGDHEKWSPRIIDIDIIIYNNEVYNLPHLKVPHPHYKERDFVMIPLNDIRLLCKSLEF
- a CDS encoding dihydropteroate synthase produces the protein MQIFGILNISPDSFSDNNAGDKILLQVQKLIDDGADIIDVGAESTNPNSKPIDSNEEIERLKPYLSDIINMAHIHGKMVSLDTYKAKTADYGIHCGVDIINDVGCFMDPNMLNVVGSSNTLYVFMHNLGIPSDKNITVPEDADIIKVLIDFYNMKVEQVVKYIPKERLIFDPGIGFGKTKQQDLQIINEAVKLKQNIDIPVLYGHSRKSFMTLFTDKPAKERDTETHEITMRLKQAGVDFVRLHSILKM
- a CDS encoding diaminopimelate epimerase, with the protein product MITFSKMHGLGNDFVLLDLDNNPEIEFTTSFVQFLCDRKYGIGADQLVTIKSIPNHKVKMGIYNNDGSISNACGNATRCIALYLSEKHNQKTWQIESLLGDIINTEVLEGDMVKSQLPAPKFNYDQIPLSKNFIESIEFYDFPNLPKGYFVNVGNPHIVFFVDNINKINILHYGKIIESHEYFPEKVNVNFAEIVSKSHINLKTYERGTGLTLACGTGAAATAVCAIKYMEAEKSVKVSMMGGDLIVNYENSIINTEGSATKVFDGIIPKY
- a CDS encoding enoyl-[acyl-carrier-protein] reductase → MAGKRGVIMGVANDKSIAWGIAQSLHAQGAEIAFTYQGEALLKRVEKLAAELGNNPLMIQCDVSDEASVEAAFNEIEQKWGKIDFLVHAIGYSNKEELKGEYVDTSLDNFLLTMNISVYSFTLAARHAKRLMTDGGSLVTLTYYGAEKVMPNYNVMGVAKSALETSVKYLAMDLGRYNIRVNSISAGPIKTLAASGIGDFRYILKWNEYNSPLKRNTKISEVGGAALYLLSGLGLGTTGENLHVDSGYHVVGMKAIDAPDISVV